The DNA window GGTCAGTCTGTGGAGACTGAGCACACTGCATTTGTAGACTTTGTTGAAAAAGAGAAGGTGAGGAGAAATGTGGAATAAATTAAACACTGGATTTTGATTAGTTAGAAGTTATGATGCTATGTAAGAAAAagcatatatttgttttttatcgGTTTGATTTAGGAGCCAGTaagtgaaaaaacaaacaatggaATCCATTACAAACTCCAGTTACTGTACAACAATGGTGAGCAATGCCTGTATTAGAACTAGTCTTCTTtaataaatacacttactttgAACTGTCATTTGTTTGATGTTTAGTACTGATGGTGTTATTAATTTTCATGTCATTTAGGTGTCAGAACAGAGCAAGATCTGTACATCCGTTTGATAGACTCTGTGACCAAACAGGTAAACAATTTCTGCACTTTATTTGTATGAATATTGTATGTCTTAGCATTGAAAGTTTGCTTCAGTCAAgactaaatgtttaaaaaactttttccCCACagattgtttttataatttgaaGACATTCTGAAGTGATTAGCTATGTTATATTTAGGATGCTTTGTCCACAGATCATGATACACTGAAATACACGTTAATATTGACAtgatatgtttatatattttcttcTGCATAACATTAACCTGCCATTTGCCTACATTACTTCTACTTTCTCAGGCAATTGTGTTCGAAGGTCAAGATAAAAACCCTGAAATGTGTCGTGTTCTTCTCACTCATGAGACAATGTGCAGGTAACTTTTGTCAAAATGCACTTTAACACATTAATAGACAAAATCCCATGCATgcaaaaaacacacatacacatattctAATGTGTGTTTATTTGCTTTAATTGCAATATGCAGgttacattttttacagttgATGCAGTGATTAATCCTTATGGAAAGATTTGAATAACTTTATGTGTGAATTTTACAGCCGATGTTGTGGTAAGAAAAGTTGTGGAAACAGGAATGAAACACCATCAGACCCCGTCATTATTGACAGGTAGAACAATCAGTTACATTCTATAAAATTTGAATTGAGTAAAGAACTTCATGTTCTGTAATGTGTAAGTACAAATGAGGGAGAGAAgaagtttattgtttaataaacaaTTCATTCCAGAAATTTGGTTTCATCAGCATTGAGGATAAAAGCAGGCAGACAGTTTGTATTGTTTCATCTCTCCAATTCTCTGTTTCTAAAATTTCATTTTCTTAAATCATTCTCTCATTGACTTTTTCTCTGCATTCCCTGATCCACACATACCTTCACATGTTTGCAGAGGAATGGTGCTAGTCCTGCCCTCCAAATTATGCTCCTTTCTTTTTATTGCATAATTAGGTTCTTCCTAAAATTTTTCCTCAAATGTAATCAAAATTGCCTGAAGAACGCTGGGAACCCACGAGACACACGCCGTTTCCAGGTACAAAAGTTTAATAGTCATGTCACTGATGTCAATTGTGTGTCTGATAATTGGTAACATTTTTACCATTGCGATTTTAATCTAAAATGTGATCCAGGTTGATTAAATAAggtttacaataaggtcttatttgttaatgcattaactagcatgaactaacaatgagcaacaTATTTTTAAGCTTTAATCTTGTTAAcaataaaatgttcatgttagttctgtgcattaactaatgttaacatatttattatcataaaaaatgtattataatgttGAGATTATTGTTCATTGTAAATTCACATTAactaacaaatgaaaccttattgtaaaccTTATTTAATCAACCTGGATCACATTTTAGATTAAAATTGCAGCTAACACTATTACTTTACattaattgaattaattaaaaaatgtatgaaatgtttCTACTCATCCCAAAATATTCTTTTGTATGCTAAATTTCCTGCACTACACTAGTAAAATTTTCTGTGCATTGCAGGTGCTGGTCTCTACCACAGCCTCCGTTAAGGGCCATGTTCTAGCCATTTCTGATAACATATTTGTCCATAACAATTCTAAGCATGGCAGAAGAGCAAGACGATTTGAGTTTATTGAAGGTACAGTAATAACAAACATATTTGCAGCTTTTTAGGAGTTTGTATAATTAAGCCAAATTACACCCccaaaaaatgttaataaataacaGTGTTGGTGCTGGATCATTGACACAGAGAGAGtgacattaaaaataatgtttttatacattaaaaaaaaaaaaatatttattgcaaTTATTTACACTCTGTATCTGTAAAGTGCAATGCTATTATTCAGTGTTTTGAGCTAATATTTGTGTGTGAATGTAGCTGAGATTCCCTGCATTAAGGCCATCAGTCCGAGTGAAGGTTGGACATCAGGTGGAGCCTCAGTGATTATTATTGGAGATCAGTTCTTTGATGGTCTACAGGTGGTTTTCGGAACAATGCTGGTCTGGAGTGAGGTGTGTAACAGACTCAAGCTCTGTTGACAatcaataaatacttttttgtttCAGTTTTCCTCATtccatttgttcatttttactcaaAACGCTAATTGCAAATTTTGCAGGGTgtgaaatacatttttcctTAATGAATTTGGTGAAGATCAGAATTTCTAATTCCCATGAGGGTGATGACTTCTTCTGTTTTGTTATAGTTGATCACACCACATGCGATTCGTGTGCAGACTCCACCTCATCACATTCCTGGTGTTGTGGAAGTAACACTGTCCTACAAATCCAAACAGTTCTGTAGGGGACCTCCAGGACGTTTTATTTACACTGGTGAGAATTATTGAGTTTGCGGAAATTCAAAAAACTTTGCAATTTTACTGTAACCACAGTTATGGAATATATtccattttttttacataatgcCTTTTTGGATGCTCAGACTttctcatttgttttttttgctggcGGATGCATTAGAGTTTAAATAAGAATTTATTTTCTCTGTTTAAGCTTTAAATGAACCAACCATTGACTATGGGTTCCAGCGGCTGCAGAAGGTCATTCCTCATCATCCTGGTGATGTGGAAAGACTTCCAAAAGTGAGCCAGAAACACTAAGTGGACTTCACACTTTCtcaatttacattttatttcttccCACATTCATAAAAAAGCATGTCACCAACTCTCCAAACAGGGAATTGATTCTCTGCTCATCGTTTTATTTGACACTTGGAAATACACAAATagcagtatttattttattattttattttatattatattttatttcatttcatttttgattgacaggaggTCTTACTGAAGAGAGCAGCTGATCTCATAGAGACGTTTTATGGAATGCCTCACAACAACCAGGTGAACAtaacatttagatttttttatactCTGGTTTGCTACCCAGATAAACAATATCGATTAGTAATAAGAAAAATATTGTCCAAGAATGCGTCTGGTAATCAATAAATACTATGggtaaatcaaaataaaaaaaaataatttttaatatgtaGCTCTGCaaataaagactttttaaaTACTAAAATCTATGTGAGTGCCTGGATGTGCACTTTCTCTGACATTAGGAAGGATCCACTTAAAATTGTAAAGAATATCGATTGCTGCTGAAATCCAGAGTGGCAAGTGTTATAATTTCTCTGCGCCTCACAATAGGAGGTGATTCTAAAGAGTGCATCGGACATAGCAGAGGCACTCCACGGGAGCCCACGAAACCCATCCCACACAAATTCACACGGGATTATCGGTGTAAACTCCTTTGATGGACAGTTAACTGCAAACACAGAGGTCTCACAGAATGTAGAACGAGGTATGCAGTATGTATGCATGTGAGTATGGTACATATGTTTCACAACagtgttttaataaattaatgtcTCTTTCAGTGGGATTCAGTCGGAGTTCAAACACTGGCTTTGTTTCAGGCTGCACATCCCAACAGTCTGATTTCAATATCAACACATGCGTGAACAGACACGCACATTTGCACCCACAGTCCAACATGCCAAggcacacacactcaaacacacacccGTCTATGGCCGGGCAAACACAAGCACACGGACGCTCCTCTGTGCCAAACTTCTCCATGGCTGCCACACAGGCATTCTTAGACAGTCCCACAGAGGACACACAACACTACATCGGTAAGAACACATCTTTCTCTTCTTACACTGTGAAACTTCAAGACTTTTTAgccttttttccccccaaaaacCAGCATTCAAAGTTTATCTTGACAAACTTTGCTTTCCTACTTAAAAATTACAGTGGAATTacgaatttatttaaatttcaattcattttaaagggttagttcacccaaaaatgaaaattatgtcattaatgactcaccctcatgttgttccaaacccgtaaaaccttcgttcatcttcagaacacagtttaagatattttagatttagtccaagagctttctgtccctccattgaaaatgtatgtacggtatactgtccatgtccagaaagttaataaaaacatcatcaaagtagttcatgtgacatcagtgggttagttagaagtttttgaagcatctaaaatacattttggtccaaaaataacaaaaaccacgactttattcagcattgtcttctcttccgggtctgttgtatatatccgctttcactccacagtgatgctgcttcttcttcttctttcctgttttacaggACATCCACGACATGCACacctacgcaccattttaaaaaaatatagcaataccaaaatacaaacaatgtagaatagcttgaatacagcttgcgtctccctcagactgtaaacgaagctcgggcgcactagATAACACGTCATCAGCATCACTGTCCgaagcagaagggggcggtaatgcaccaaccgccctaaaacaggaaagaagaagcagcgtcactgtggagtgaaagcgaatatatacaacagacccggaagagaagacaatgctgaacaAAGTCggagtttttgttatttttcggACCAAattattttagatgcttcaaaaactaacccactgatgtcacacggactactttgatgatgtttttattacctttctggacatgggcagtatactgtacatacattttcaatggagggacagaaagctctcagactaaatcttAATATctaatatcttaaactgtgttccgaagatgaacggaggtcttacgggtttggaacgacatgagggtgagtcattaatgacataattttcatttttgggtgaactaagcctttaactCTTCTGCCTTGCATTCAAATTCTGAATGTTGCATAATCCAAAATTTAATTATAACTACTACAATTTTACCAGTGAAGGTGATGTGACGTGTGGTCAAGTGTGGTGTCTCATgctcggaatttgtgctctgcatttcacccatccacgttgtacacacacagttgtgaacacacacacaccagcagTGGGCAGCTGTTTTTGCTGTGGCACCTGAGGAGCGATTGGGGGCTAGGTGgtttgctcaagggcacctcacttgcgggtaatgagagtggaagacaGCGCTGCTCATTCACTTCCCCCACTACACGTGCTGCCGATGCTGAGACTCGAACCCCGGccttcatttttacatttattccaaaataataactaaaggcagtaaCAATTCATCAGCCTCAGTAAACactgtctgtcacagacacgaagatgtatctttaattttaccaagctgattgctcattaaaacaaaaaccccaaagtcatcatgttttcaggccatttgaagtttgattttgatgtgaAATAAAGCAGTGATATCTAAGTGGCTGAGCTgcttttatatactttttaattagtcttcccattaaCGCCATAATTTTGTTCATTCAGAGTGATTCACGAACGtggctatataaataaaggtgacttgacttgacccccattcattctcaattaccccccaatAAAACCCACCACATGCTTTAGGGGTTCTTTTAAAACTCAATGGGCTCAGAGGAGACATGAGAGATGTGGACTCCCGCTGTAACTTATacctgtacaaaaaaaaaaaaagttgatttatcaaccttttaatgtcacattttgtaatatttgcattgttttatttttatttttttaatatggaTTGCCTCGTGCCTCGGAGGACACCCCTCTGAATTATagttatacaaaatataatattttacgatatatatatatataacaacaattgattttacatttttttacaacGATTTTCATTTCTGTCTTtagtttatttttgaatttcaaATGACAATTCATGACATTAAACTGAATCCTAGTCAAATTGCATATGTAATGATCATATGCAATTATTTACACtcctgaaaatatattttggtggTTTCACACTTTCTATTTAATGTGGTTCCATAGTGAAGCAAAAAAGTGCATTTGCTCCAGTTCTGAAGCTGCAGTCCTCAACAGCACAAGTTTCAAGTCTTCCCATTTGCACGGTGAGAGCACGACACATATGCTCTTCTCGTTCACCTCTACATTGTCCctttatttactgtataaagTGTATCTACACatcataaattatatatatatatatatatatatatatatatatatatatatatatatatatatatatatatatatatacatagccTTAGGGAGTGCAAAGTGTGAAAGTGAGTACACAAATTAATCTGACAGACTCATGTCTATTCTGTATTTGTCTTTTACAGCCTTGCATGGACTAGTGACACCTGTCGCACTTTCACATGGACAAACTCAGAAGTGAAGGAATCTCTTTGTGGTCAGGGAACAGCCACATCAATTttgcattttgaatgttttttcagTGCAAGCAatataaaaacaagaaactataTGTTAAATCGTGTTGATTGGTGATAAAGCAGTTTATTTGTTCTGTGTCTAAACAATATGCAACACTCTAGtattattgtgtttgttttgtgtggcCAAGCTGTTCAGTATTTacttgatatttattttatataatattgtgaaatattatttcaattgaaaagaactgttttcagaatttattcatgtgatgcaaagccagattttcagcatcattactctagtcttcagtgtcacatgatccttcaaaaatcattctaatgagatttgatgctcaaaacatttcttattattatgtgttgaaaatgattttgctgcttaatatttttgtgaaaaagttaTATGTTTTCTGTCAACCTTTTGTCCATACTTTTTCTGTCCTTGCTGaaaaagttaataaattaaatttatttcaaaaaaacaaaaacaaaaatgaccacaaacctttgaacagtgtATAAGTAAATTATTTCCTATCAATCT is part of the Chanodichthys erythropterus isolate Z2021 chromosome 18, ASM2448905v1, whole genome shotgun sequence genome and encodes:
- the ebf3b gene encoding transcription factor COE1 yields the protein MKQEVRSAQGSARLGLQLAGRAEGNLSAQRGVGLARAHFEKQPPANLRKSNFFHFVLALYDSQGQSVETEHTAFVDFVEKEKEPVSEKTNNGIHYKLQLLYNNGVRTEQDLYIRLIDSVTKQAIVFEGQDKNPEMCRVLLTHETMCSRCCGKKSCGNRNETPSDPVIIDRFFLKFFLKCNQNCLKNAGNPRDTRRFQVLVSTTASVKGHVLAISDNIFVHNNSKHGRRARRFEFIEAEIPCIKAISPSEGWTSGGASVIIIGDQFFDGLQVVFGTMLVWSELITPHAIRVQTPPHHIPGVVEVTLSYKSKQFCRGPPGRFIYTALNEPTIDYGFQRLQKVIPHHPGDVERLPKEVLLKRAADLIETFYGMPHNNQEVILKSASDIAEALHGSPRNPSHTNSHGIIGVNSFDGQLTANTEVSQNVERVGFSRSSNTGFVSGCTSQQSDFNINTCVNRHAHLHPQSNMPRHTHSNTHPSMAGQTQAHGRSSVPNFSMAATQAFLDSPTEDTQHYIVKQKSAFAPVLKLQSSTAQVSSLPICTPCMD